From Thermococcus sp., the proteins below share one genomic window:
- a CDS encoding Na(+)/H(+) antiporter subunit B, with protein sequence MREDMGLIVKTTARAIIPLIGIFGAYIVVHGHLTPGGGFQGGATIAGAGILFLVAFGLDGMKEHYNKSLYSVLEGVGGLVFLGAAMLGMGVAFFYNTLWHNGPVFNGEPGTLLSAGFLPIMNLAVGLKVFTGLVSALTAIAMYRRWKS encoded by the coding sequence ATGAGAGAGGATATGGGGCTCATAGTGAAGACCACTGCCAGGGCTATAATCCCGCTCATAGGAATCTTCGGTGCCTACATAGTGGTGCACGGTCACCTTACACCCGGGGGTGGCTTCCAGGGAGGAGCGACGATAGCGGGAGCGGGTATATTGTTCCTTGTCGCCTTTGGCCTCGACGGGATGAAGGAGCACTACAACAAGAGCCTCTACTCGGTCTTGGAGGGAGTGGGCGGCCTCGTATTCCTCGGCGCGGCGATGCTCGGCATGGGCGTTGCGTTCTTCTACAACACGCTCTGGCACAATGGGCCAGTTTTCAACGGAGAACCAGGAACGCTCCTCTCGGCAGGATTCCTGCCGATAATGAACCTGGCAGTCGGTCTAAAGGTCTTTACGGGGCTAGTTAGCGCCCTCACCGCGATAGCGATGTACAGGAGGTGGAAGTCATGA
- the mbhE gene encoding hydrogen gas-evolving membrane-bound hydrogenase subunit E, translating into MKRTIAYLSLLFILGALLYIANPNYGLTFGPGGKEWLSLRYTDNYYITHGLKEVGGTNIVTDIVFDYRGYDTIGEATVLFTAIAGAIALLRPWRRDQA; encoded by the coding sequence GTGAAGAGAACGATAGCATACCTCTCACTGCTGTTCATCCTTGGAGCGCTCCTCTACATAGCGAACCCCAACTACGGATTAACTTTCGGTCCAGGTGGAAAGGAGTGGCTCTCGTTGAGATACACGGACAACTACTACATCACCCACGGCCTCAAAGAAGTGGGAGGTACGAACATAGTCACAGACATCGTGTTTGATTACAGGGGCTACGATACGATTGGAGAGGCGACGGTTCTCTTCACGGCCATAGCCGGCGCGATAGCCCTTCTAAGGCCCTGGAGGAGGGACCAGGCATGA
- a CDS encoding hydrogenase subunit MbhD domain-containing protein: MNALTIDMTIQAIILIGVLITAYLTIRFRDLLAAALMSAAMSLLLSLEFYMLHAPDVAIAEAAVGAGVVTAVVVYGIAKTERWEVEP, translated from the coding sequence ATGAACGCCCTAACGATTGACATGACGATTCAGGCGATTATCCTAATCGGCGTCCTCATCACGGCCTACCTCACGATTCGCTTTAGAGATTTGCTGGCCGCCGCCCTAATGTCGGCCGCGATGAGCCTGCTCCTGAGCCTTGAGTTCTACATGCTCCACGCACCTGACGTTGCCATAGCCGAGGCAGCCGTTGGAGCTGGGGTTGTCACAGCCGTTGTGGTTTACGGCATAGCGAAGACCGAGAGATGGGAGGTGGAACCGTGA
- the mnhG gene encoding monovalent cation/H(+) antiporter subunit G, which translates to MIEYLIYAFLAINITFNLLGSIALHRFPDVYTRLHGATKCTTFGTIFAVLAVVTHALYRLHVTGDPKYLGMALHSLIALVALLLTNPVGAHAIAKAAHLSGYKPARAVIDAYEEKLGGEEE; encoded by the coding sequence ATGATCGAGTACCTGATTTATGCCTTCCTCGCGATAAACATAACCTTCAACCTCCTCGGGAGTATCGCGTTACACCGCTTCCCCGACGTCTACACGAGGCTCCACGGGGCGACAAAGTGCACCACCTTCGGAACGATATTCGCTGTTTTAGCTGTGGTTACCCACGCCCTTTACAGGCTTCACGTCACAGGCGACCCGAAGTATCTCGGGATGGCCCTCCACAGCCTCATCGCGCTGGTGGCTCTCCTCTTAACGAACCCCGTCGGGGCACATGCAATAGCCAAGGCCGCACACCTGAGCGGCTACAAGCCAGCCAGAGCGGTCATCGATGCCTACGAGGAGAAGCTCGGGGGTGAGGAGGAATGA
- a CDS encoding cation:proton antiporter: MIEPAFFYSALIIAIGAFLAILRILLGPSVPDRVVGVDTLNTLVVAGMVLLGAAYDRTIYIDIAIVYALLSYIGTLVVARYLQGGLE; encoded by the coding sequence ATGATTGAACCGGCCTTCTTCTACTCGGCACTGATTATAGCGATAGGCGCGTTCTTGGCCATACTCAGGATTCTGCTCGGACCGAGCGTCCCCGATAGAGTCGTTGGAGTTGATACGCTCAACACACTGGTTGTGGCAGGCATGGTTCTCCTCGGCGCGGCCTACGACAGGACGATTTACATCGACATAGCCATCGTTTACGCTCTGCTAAGCTACATCGGAACACTCGTCGTAGCCAGATACCTCCAGGGGGGATTGGAATGA
- a CDS encoding monovalent cation/H+ antiporter subunit E: protein MPFISAFVFAYLIWLILTAGTNGLLWSTQELIAGLIFAGIVGYATKDIVGDKSTRFLNPVRWLEWIAYVPVLFWGMVKANFHVAYLVITGKIRPGIVRVPVELENDAQYTILSNSITLTPGTLTIDACPGEKALYVHWIDIPPGLERPENSEPVSGPFEKWARRLGR from the coding sequence TTGCCCTTCATTTCGGCTTTCGTGTTCGCCTATTTAATCTGGCTCATCCTGACGGCCGGAACGAACGGACTGCTCTGGAGCACGCAGGAGCTGATAGCAGGCTTAATATTCGCCGGAATAGTCGGGTATGCGACTAAGGACATCGTAGGGGACAAATCGACCCGCTTCCTGAACCCAGTTAGATGGCTCGAGTGGATTGCATACGTTCCGGTCCTCTTCTGGGGGATGGTCAAGGCCAACTTCCACGTTGCTTACCTCGTCATAACCGGAAAGATAAGGCCGGGCATTGTCAGGGTTCCGGTCGAGCTTGAGAACGACGCCCAGTATACCATCTTGAGCAACTCGATAACGCTAACCCCTGGAACGCTCACTATCGATGCCTGCCCGGGGGAGAAGGCCCTCTACGTCCACTGGATTGACATTCCCCCCGGCTTGGAGAGGCCGGAAAACTCGGAGCCGGTATCGGGTCCCTTCGAAAAGTGGGCGAGGAGGCTGGGAAGATGA
- the mobA gene encoding molybdenum cofactor guanylyltransferase MobA, whose translation MIGAVLAGGRSRRFGGNKLLHRIDGKPLVLHTIERLESCPSIEEVVLIASPENAGSLERFGRRIIVDELLVGPLGGIYTALKLGDAFVVAGDMPSIVPEIVETIIGEFRKKEVDACVPRWPNGYIEPLHAAYSKGFMRAIKKRLDEGEYQIKKALEIAKVCYFPLEDVPKEWHVSFFNVNRRKDVENLENKLDISRPQI comes from the coding sequence ATGATCGGGGCTGTTTTGGCTGGCGGGAGGTCCCGGAGGTTCGGTGGTAACAAGCTCCTCCACAGGATAGACGGGAAACCGCTGGTTCTTCACACCATCGAGAGGCTTGAAAGCTGTCCCTCTATAGAGGAAGTGGTTTTGATAGCCTCCCCGGAGAACGCGGGGAGTCTCGAACGTTTTGGAAGAAGAATTATTGTGGACGAGCTCCTCGTTGGCCCGCTCGGCGGGATTTATACCGCCCTAAAACTTGGCGACGCCTTTGTGGTTGCCGGTGACATGCCCTCCATAGTCCCGGAGATCGTTGAGACCATAATCGGAGAGTTCCGGAAAAAGGAGGTAGACGCATGTGTTCCGAGGTGGCCAAACGGCTACATTGAGCCCCTCCATGCAGCATATTCAAAGGGATTCATGCGGGCAATAAAGAAACGGCTCGATGAGGGGGAATACCAGATAAAGAAGGCCCTTGAAATAGCGAAGGTTTGCTATTTTCCTTTGGAGGATGTCCCCAAAGAGTGGCACGTTAGCTTTTTCAACGTCAACCGGAGGAAAGACGTAGAAAATTTGGAAAACAAACTTGATATCTCCAGACCTCAAATTTAA
- a CDS encoding proton-conducting transporter membrane subunit — translation MNVVGLTPIIPILFAFALPLTSIIVRGNRKLIQGYALLGTGLTLLSAFKLFQLAYSSNKPLIYTFGGWAAPVGIIYEVDKLSSLMALVTAFLMFVIAIYSYRYLEHDSGLEWYYTLYLGLEAGLLGVLLTGDAFNLFVMIEVTSIAAYALVMFYRDRGDSICAGLKYAFIGAIGTTMYFLALGAFYYAFGTVNMANLSALIHGMSFPVVGSAWGDVVIASGVALALATWAFLIKAAIFPNHFWLPEAHPAAPSPISAVLSGLVVNVGAYSLLRFLYTVYGGVSGNLAQVVSLLSTIAIALGAVSAMFGAIMMLVQRDVKRLIAYSTVMHMGYLFMAIGLGTKLGLEAALFHMVNHAIAKALLFLAAGAFIHEVGSRTIEDLAGLGRKMPVTTFALGIATLSLVGVPPFNVFFSKLLLFNALMERSFGLALVLVLSSVTALVAYVRVFYEVWLGRPRREVEAREKASMSAVLLVLAVVCIALGLVAPYVIDHYITPAASQTVNWKLYVQTAVEYASKLKLP, via the coding sequence CTTCGCCTTCGCTCTGCCCCTAACGTCGATAATAGTTAGGGGGAACAGAAAGCTCATCCAGGGTTACGCGTTGCTCGGCACGGGCTTAACCCTGCTGAGCGCGTTCAAACTCTTCCAGCTTGCCTACTCCTCGAATAAGCCGTTGATCTACACCTTCGGTGGCTGGGCCGCTCCAGTGGGCATAATCTATGAGGTTGATAAGCTGAGCTCCTTAATGGCGCTCGTTACTGCCTTTCTGATGTTCGTGATAGCAATTTACAGTTACCGCTACCTTGAGCACGACTCTGGCTTAGAATGGTACTACACGCTCTACCTCGGCCTTGAGGCCGGCCTGTTAGGAGTCCTCCTAACTGGAGACGCATTCAACCTCTTCGTCATGATAGAAGTTACCAGCATCGCGGCTTATGCTCTTGTGATGTTCTACCGTGACAGGGGCGACTCAATCTGTGCCGGGCTGAAGTACGCTTTCATAGGCGCCATCGGCACGACGATGTACTTCCTGGCCCTTGGGGCGTTCTACTATGCCTTTGGAACGGTTAACATGGCCAACCTGAGCGCTTTAATCCACGGCATGAGCTTCCCGGTCGTTGGCAGCGCCTGGGGTGATGTGGTCATCGCCTCCGGCGTCGCGCTGGCTTTGGCAACGTGGGCGTTCCTCATTAAGGCTGCTATCTTCCCCAACCACTTCTGGCTCCCAGAGGCACACCCGGCAGCACCGAGTCCCATCTCGGCAGTTCTCTCCGGACTGGTCGTCAACGTTGGAGCATACTCCCTGCTAAGGTTCCTGTACACAGTCTACGGAGGAGTTTCCGGCAATTTGGCCCAGGTGGTCTCTCTGCTTAGCACCATAGCCATAGCGCTTGGCGCGGTTTCGGCAATGTTCGGTGCAATAATGATGCTCGTCCAGAGGGACGTGAAAAGACTCATAGCCTACTCGACGGTAATGCACATGGGCTACCTCTTCATGGCAATTGGCCTTGGTACAAAGCTGGGCCTTGAGGCGGCCCTCTTCCACATGGTTAATCACGCAATAGCGAAGGCTCTCCTCTTCCTCGCTGCCGGAGCCTTCATCCACGAGGTCGGTTCAAGAACAATCGAGGATTTAGCCGGTCTGGGCAGGAAGATGCCAGTCACCACTTTCGCCCTCGGAATAGCCACTCTGAGCCTCGTTGGTGTTCCGCCGTTCAACGTGTTCTTCAGCAAGCTTCTGCTCTTCAACGCGCTGATGGAGAGGAGCTTTGGTCTGGCCTTAGTCCTCGTGCTCAGCTCAGTTACAGCACTGGTTGCCTACGTCAGGGTGTTCTACGAGGTGTGGCTTGGAAGGCCGAGGAGGGAAGTTGAGGCCAGGGAGAAGGCGAGCATGTCGGCTGTGCTTCTGGTCCTTGCAGTGGTGTGCATCGCGCTCGGCCTGGTTGCACCTTATGTCATTGACCACTACATAACTCCAGCGGCCTCGCAGACTGTAAACTGGAAGCTTTACGTCCAGACGGCAGTTGAGTACGCCTCAAAGCTGAAGCTTCCGTGA